Genomic segment of Candidatus Zixiibacteriota bacterium:
TCCATCTCTGCGCGCAGAAACACCCAGCCGTTGTCAGTGACTCCGAATTTCTCAGCGTATGCCTGCAAAGTTTCGAGCGTGTCACGCAACGGGTCGACCGATATCGATATAAAGCGAATCTTCTCCGAGCTTCCGTAGAAGTGATACAAATCGGACATCACGGCGCTCATCATGGGGCAGGGTCCGGGGCAGTTTGTGAATATGAAATCGACAACGTTGATCCTGCCTTTCATCTTGTCCAACCCAAACGGCACACCGCTCCGCTCGGTGAATTCAAAATCGGGGAGTTCAGCCATCACCGGAATCGCTTTTCTCGATGAGTCCGCTTGATTGACGATGAATGCCGCGGCTGCAGTGAGAACGATCACGACAACCGTGAAAATGAGTATATCCCGCATGAATTCTTTGGCACTGTTCATGATATCCTCCTATGCCCTCTTCAGCTCCGAATAGGCGAGAAGCAGCATTCCGACGAGCAGGCTCGCCGCCCAGAGATGAAAAACCTGCATCAGCGCCGGAACTCCGACCAGCATTAGCGATAGCCCGATCATGATTTGAACGATGGAGAGGATCATCATTCCCCGGATTGTCTTGCTGATGATCGGCGACGGGTTCTTGCTGCCGCGCAGGATTCGAGAGCCGACAAGCCATACCAGAGCCATTGTGAGAAGTCCGACCGCTGTGTGCATCAGGGTGATTCCCTCAACTCTCTGCAATATCTCCGCCGCGTTCAGCAGTGGGAAATTCTCCTCGATGACCTCGATTGCAGATCTCACCTGAGTACCGACTATTATCTGAGTTATTGTGACCAGCCAGACGATACCGATCCAGATGTGGGATTTAGCGGGGTACGAAGCGCCTTTCGATGCGTCAGGATTTTCGACATAGAACGCTTGCTGTGTGACATAGATCATAAGACTGACGATTATGAAAGCAAGTCCCATATGCACCGACACGATAATGGGCTGCAGATCTGATGCAACGACCTCACCGCCTTGCCAGCCCTGGAATGCCACCAGTAATGCGGCGATAATAGATGGATAGACTATTTTCGGGACTTTTCTATAGTGGATGACGGCCATGATAGCTGTCGCAAGTATGAGAAATCCGACTGCGACTCCGCAGAGTCTGTTGAAATACTCGATCCAGGCGAGAGTGAAATTGAAAAGGCTCGGATCAATATCATGCGGCAGCTCCATCGCACTCACGGGCGGTATCCATTTGCCGAAACATTTCGGCCAATCGGGACATCCGAGTCCCGCGCCGGAAACTCTCACAAGGCTGCCTATGAATATGAGTAGATATGTGGCGGCGGTGGTTATGAAAGAGAGTCGTAAGAAACCCTTCATGATACTCTCCGAATCTGTTTTGTGTGCTATCGGGTTTGTGAGGATGCCTTTGACGCAATCATTGCGAGCGAAGCGTGGCAATCTTCACGTCTTACAATAGCGTTGATTGATGCAGAGATCGCCACGTCGCTCTGCTCCTCGCGATGACGGTTTCTGCGATACTTGTGGCTCTTTCAGCAAACCCGTTCGTCTGTGATCCTGAATGTGAACCTAATTGCATAGGAGGCTACTTTCCACTAAAATAATCATCTTACTGTGATGAGTCTGGCTGTATGCTGTCGTGTGGGACGGAATGCATACCTCTGGATGAGTCATCATACATTGCGGCGTTCTCACGTATCGGTTTAGCTTCGATCTGATAGATTTGATCTCGCTCCATCGTGTCGAACATCGTGAACACAATAAAGATCGCCAGGAAGAGAATGGCACCGAGGAAGACAATCAAGTAGAGTTTGCTGTCGTACTTGAGGTGCATGAAGAAGAGCGCAACAAGCGTAGCCTTAATAGACGCTATCAGCAGCGCAACGACAAGATTCCAACCACCGAAGTGTATGAACGATATTGCTACCGTGACAAATGTGAGGACTATCAAGACCGCGCCGACAGCAAGATATAGTCTCAGTGGCAAGACATGATTCGCGTGTTCAGCTTTGGAAGCGCTCATTCGTGCCTATCCAATCAGGTAAAACAGTGGAAACAGGAAAATCCAAATCAGATCGACCAGATGCCAATACAATCCGCCCATCTCGACCGGAGTATAATAATCTGATGAATATTTCCCCTTAATCGTATTTCTAAGCATCCAGCTCAGGTATCCGATACCGCCAATAACATGCAGCCCGTGCAGACCGGTCATCATGAAATATATGCTGAAGAAGACATGAGGGTTCGTGCCCTCTACACCCTGAAATGTATAGTATTTGCCCGGAAGCTGTCCGAGATGAATTTTGTGGCTGTACTCGAAATACTTCACGACCAGAAACACCAACGCGAGTACGATAGTGATGGTCAGTAGCCTCGCGGCGTTCTTCTTGTCGTTTAACTGAAGAGAGCGAATTGCCAAAGCGACCGTGAGAGAGCTGGATATAAGCACAATTGTGTTGAGTGTCCCGAGCTTGACATCGAGAAACAGGTGAGCATTGTGGAACATGTCGGGGTTCCATGT
This window contains:
- a CDS encoding cytochrome C oxidase subunit IV family protein, encoding MSASKAEHANHVLPLRLYLAVGAVLIVLTFVTVAISFIHFGGWNLVVALLIASIKATLVALFFMHLKYDSKLYLIVFLGAILFLAIFIVFTMFDTMERDQIYQIEAKPIRENAAMYDDSSRGMHSVPHDSIQPDSSQ
- a CDS encoding cytochrome c oxidase subunit 3 family protein; this encodes MSESHTDNTHLAHHFSDAGQQRESAKLGMWLFLLTEILLFGGLFVAYSIYRTWNPDMFHNAHLFLDVKLGTLNTIVLISSSLTVALAIRSLQLNDKKNAARLLTITIVLALVFLVVKYFEYSHKIHLGQLPGKYYTFQGVEGTNPHVFFSIYFMMTGLHGLHVIGGIGYLSWMLRNTIKGKYSSDYYTPVEMGGLYWHLVDLIWIFLFPLFYLIG
- a CDS encoding SCO family protein, translating into MNSAKEFMRDILIFTVVVIVLTAAAAFIVNQADSSRKAIPVMAELPDFEFTERSGVPFGLDKMKGRINVVDFIFTNCPGPCPMMSAVMSDLYHFYGSSEKIRFISISVDPLRDTLETLQAYAEKFGVTDNGWVFLRAEMDKVNDLYEKGFLLAGDLPGEHSTRFVLVDADGMIRGYYQPEDNAGMELLKMHIKQLAQEM
- a CDS encoding COX15/CtaA family protein, yielding MKGFLRLSFITTAATYLLIFIGSLVRVSGAGLGCPDWPKCFGKWIPPVSAMELPHDIDPSLFNFTLAWIEYFNRLCGVAVGFLILATAIMAVIHYRKVPKIVYPSIIAALLVAFQGWQGGEVVASDLQPIIVSVHMGLAFIIVSLMIYVTQQAFYVENPDASKGASYPAKSHIWIGIVWLVTITQIIVGTQVRSAIEVIEENFPLLNAAEILQRVEGITLMHTAVGLLTMALVWLVGSRILRGSKNPSPIISKTIRGMMILSIVQIMIGLSLMLVGVPALMQVFHLWAASLLVGMLLLAYSELKRA